The Changchengzhania lutea genomic sequence TGGCAATTACAAGTGATGTGTGAAATGGAAAATCATTTCTATCAGAATCAAAGTGATTATCCAATAAGTTTAGACGTGGCGTCTATGATTCTAGTATTCAACCAACCCTTGTCTATTAGGTTTAGAATGGATGAAAAACAATTTGATGTAGACGGTACGTATAATGCCAGATATGAAGTGGTTAAAAAGCGTGTGGATAAAGCTTTGATAAAAGGAACGGAAGAACGAATTACCACCAAGGGAAAAATCAGTATAATTTACTCCCAAAAAGAAGACGAAATGGAATACTTAAAATATGTGAAATTTCTTCAGTCAAAAAATATGTTGGCCGATGATATAGAGTTATTGGAGTTACAGGATTTACAGGGCGTTACTGGGCTTAAGGCCATTCGCATAGGTCTAATTTATGAAACTAATATTGGCGAAGAAAAATCGTTTTACACTTACAGTGACTTAATGAAGACCTTAAAGGCCTAATTAACCTAATCTATAAGTTTTATTAAGTTCTGGTGTCACCACATCTATTTGCATGGATGTGGGATCTGTTGGTAACACATCTTTTAATTCTGCTCCAGGATGAGTTTTTAATGCCACTCCAAATGCGATTACAGAAACAATCATGCCTGTCATGAAAATGGTGTACGTTACTCTAAGAATACGATATTTTCGTTCTAACACTTTACCAAGAAAATATAAATCCTTAGTTAGACTACTATAGACGTAATCTTTATCTTTTATCAATTCATTGACTGCCCATTCATATTCCTTGAGTTCCATTTTATGAAAATTACCAAAGAACGTCAGGTTCACATCTTTATTGGCAACATCTTCTTTGGTGAACTCCCCACTTGTAACATTGGGTCTTGTCGCAATAATAGATAATACCATAGAGATAACACAGGACAGTGTAAAAATGGCTGTAGGGTAAATCAAATAGGCATTAGTGTCTAATTTTGAAATAAGGTTGGCCAATACCAACGAAATGATAATGGCATTTACAGACAGTAATATATTGGCTTTGGTGTCTGCAATATCACTTAACTTTATATGATTTCTTAAAGCCACTCTATAAAACGTTTGAATCCCACGCTCAGGACTTGCGTTTTTGTATTGTGCTTTAAATTTGGCCTTCATCTCCTCTGTCTTCATTTTGCTCTTTGCCTTTTTCTTGGTTTTTATAAGTTTAGATAAATTCTTTTCCTTTCGAGGTTGCCAATTTTTCAAAGCATAATCTGTATAAAATTCATGCTTCTTAGAAAGAACTTTTATATTCTCATCAAGCCATTCAGAAGGCGAATAGGTTTTAATCCCCTGTATTTCTAATTCTTTTCTTAAGAATTCGCTTGCCTCTGGAAAGTATTTTTTTCCAAAATGAGAAGCATCAGCATCTCTAATAATTTTACCCAAATGTGTACTAGGAGAGTCTTTAAACTTGGTTTCCATAATACATTTTTCAACCTCATTAATGGTG encodes the following:
- a CDS encoding Pycsar system effector family protein; translation: MSNIIEKTEKFVFDLFKNDLDNTFLYHNHTHTERVLKSTREIIENSDINEHDALVLQLAALLHDTGYTKVRDGHEEESVKIADDFLKENKVEEATINEVEKCIMETKFKDSPSTHLGKIIRDADASHFGKKYFPEASEFLRKELEIQGIKTYSPSEWLDENIKVLSKKHEFYTDYALKNWQPRKEKNLSKLIKTKKKAKSKMKTEEMKAKFKAQYKNASPERGIQTFYRVALRNHIKLSDIADTKANILLSVNAIIISLVLANLISKLDTNAYLIYPTAIFTLSCVISMVLSIIATRPNVTSGEFTKEDVANKDVNLTFFGNFHKMELKEYEWAVNELIKDKDYVYSSLTKDLYFLGKVLERKYRILRVTYTIFMTGMIVSVIAFGVALKTHPGAELKDVLPTDPTSMQIDVVTPELNKTYRLG